The following coding sequences are from one Leptolyngbya sp. NIES-3755 window:
- a CDS encoding hypothetical protein (conserved hypothetical protein;~similar to AA sequence:cyanobase_aa:AM1_5949), with product MKIQLKVDRVLQGSFDLKALNLLFVFQVNCPGCFIYGFPLVNKLYWKYRQLGLNILGLSTAFEDFEYNTAANTALLLTEMKLVGATRQALGEFYSQTIDFPVAVDQLITGAALATPENIETLTEAISDFDRLPKSEQAALRQKVNAHLQRYAETLATFTLNHLPGTPTFLLVDQNLQLLDGWFGHTPETAVIERIEKHLRIVKGMTQKLCK from the coding sequence ATGAAAATTCAACTCAAGGTCGATCGCGTCTTACAAGGCTCTTTTGATCTCAAAGCGCTGAATCTTTTGTTTGTGTTTCAAGTCAACTGTCCCGGTTGCTTCATCTACGGCTTTCCTCTCGTTAACAAGTTGTATTGGAAGTATCGTCAGTTAGGCTTGAATATCTTGGGACTCTCAACAGCTTTTGAGGATTTTGAGTACAATACTGCTGCCAATACAGCGTTGCTTCTGACAGAGATGAAACTGGTTGGAGCAACTCGGCAAGCATTAGGAGAGTTTTACTCTCAAACGATCGACTTTCCCGTTGCAGTCGATCAACTCATCACAGGTGCAGCACTGGCAACACCTGAAAACATTGAGACTTTAACTGAAGCGATTTCTGATTTCGATCGCCTGCCCAAATCAGAGCAAGCAGCACTGCGGCAAAAGGTGAACGCTCATTTGCAGCGGTACGCCGAAACATTAGCAACCTTCACACTGAATCATCTACCAGGGACACCAACCTTTCTTCTGGTTGACCAAAACCTGCAATTGCTAGATGGATGGTTTGGGCATACGCCTGAAACAGCAGTGATTGAGCGCATCGAGAAACACCTTCGCATCGTTAAAGGAATGACCCAGAAACTATGTAAGTAA
- a CDS encoding hypothetical protein (similar to AA sequence:cyanobase_aa:AM1_2249): MDDYYLVDCGFHDQLEALATLRQICQISYRTVTGEVVEVQDQIVDVYAANHADFLKLKNGTEIRLDRLISVNGNPTRLAS; encoded by the coding sequence ATGGATGACTATTATTTGGTGGACTGTGGGTTTCACGATCAGCTAGAAGCCTTGGCAACGCTGCGGCAAATTTGTCAGATCTCCTACCGCACTGTAACTGGCGAAGTCGTTGAAGTTCAAGATCAGATTGTGGATGTGTATGCCGCGAACCATGCCGATTTTCTGAAACTCAAAAACGGAACTGAAATTCGGCTCGATCGCTTGATTTCTGTCAATGGCAACCCTACTCGATTAGCATCATGA
- a CDS encoding hypothetical protein (similar to AA sequence:cyanobase_aa:Npun_F2116), with protein MDTIALVPNNSLITETPEEGRQLAVKLARLIIKLTQPDEEKRKQLREIYGNDAMMLIAVGQTVATEFATIAAANNYWKEIDHG; from the coding sequence ATGGATACGATCGCACTGGTTCCTAACAACTCGTTGATCACCGAAACACCTGAGGAAGGACGGCAATTAGCCGTGAAACTGGCGCGACTGATTATTAAACTGACTCAACCCGATGAAGAGAAGCGCAAACAGCTACGAGAGATTTATGGTAATGATGCCATGATGTTGATTGCAGTAGGACAAACGGTTGCCACTGAATTTGCTACGATCGCGGCTGCGAACAACTATTGGAAGGAGATTGATCATGGATGA
- a CDS encoding globin domain-containing protein (similar to AA sequence:cyanobase_aa:LBDG_11140), with product MALNVELLKSSFAQIKANSSEVTKQFYTVLFTDYPEVQPLFANTNMEKQRKQLFQSLVFTVNNLRKPDVLSDALRGLGTRHFQYGVLPQHYPMVGSSLLKAFE from the coding sequence ATGGCTCTCAATGTTGAATTGCTAAAGAGCAGCTTTGCTCAGATTAAAGCGAACAGTTCGGAGGTGACTAAACAGTTCTACACAGTGCTGTTTACGGACTATCCAGAAGTTCAGCCTTTGTTTGCCAACACCAATATGGAAAAGCAGCGCAAACAACTGTTTCAATCTCTCGTCTTTACCGTCAATAACCTGCGTAAACCAGATGTTTTAAGCGATGCCTTGAGAGGCTTGGGCACTCGACACTTTCAGTACGGTGTATTGCCGCAACACTATCCAATGGTGGGCAGTAGCTTACTTAAAGCTTTTGAGTAA
- a CDS encoding MOSC domain-containing protein (similar to AA sequence:cyanobase_aa:Npun_R1991) encodes MCIGDIYDIGEAQVQISQPRQPCWKLSRRWRIWDLALQVQEIGQTGWYFRVLKEGAVEAGMELILRDRSFPQWTIARANQIMVHDLNNREAAAELANCPLLAPNWQRTLLDRAAKNINPDSAPRLWGEN; translated from the coding sequence GTGTGTATTGGAGATATCTATGACATTGGTGAAGCTCAAGTTCAGATATCCCAGCCTCGTCAGCCATGCTGGAAATTGTCGCGTCGCTGGCGAATCTGGGATCTAGCATTACAAGTTCAGGAGATTGGACAGACCGGATGGTATTTCCGTGTACTGAAAGAAGGCGCGGTTGAGGCAGGGATGGAACTTATATTGCGCGATCGCTCTTTTCCACAGTGGACGATCGCACGGGCGAATCAAATCATGGTGCATGATTTGAACAACCGAGAAGCAGCGGCTGAACTGGCAAATTGTCCCTTGTTAGCACCGAATTGGCAACGCACCTTGCTCGATCGTGCCGCTAAAAATATCAATCCTGATTCCGCCCCTCGACTCTGGGGCGAGAACTAA
- a CDS encoding hypothetical protein (conserved hypothetical protein;~similar to AA sequence:cyanobase_aa:AM1_A0223) gives METIAVHAQSLVYSLLCLMPSAYQKASLNALFGLFLEALGHPLPQSTQVKSASSLSRFLNHYSWSTRSVIRATRKAIFDQLRQHPSRRDLPLRVLIDLTTLEKCGKFLHLSTPTQNPDAPDPWVRMLNSKRGLHLVVLYLNLGNWRIPWSFRVWRGKGQASPAQLACKLLATVPTDLAAGAPVIVLADTEFGTIDFLKAVKHRRWRAVVGMRCTRKLQDGRNLKQLYRHNRRGAQIKLDGIDFPLTVSWFWLRLADGKRELRFVVSTYPYSGVYLVRLGRKRWAIEAFFKTIKHRFGLHRFGQSTKQGVYRWLILALIAYLLVHWIYQSSLLPQLDWKVASDLALSILFPSVLWFQFLRYLQEAVPIAAGYQFEIVLKSLPNPAYQEWCKI, from the coding sequence ATGGAAACCATCGCTGTACACGCCCAATCGCTAGTTTATAGTCTTCTCTGCTTGATGCCTAGTGCCTACCAAAAAGCCAGTTTGAATGCGCTGTTCGGGCTATTTCTCGAAGCGCTGGGACATCCATTGCCTCAATCCACTCAGGTGAAATCAGCCAGTTCGCTCAGCCGATTTTTGAACCATTACTCGTGGTCTACGCGCAGCGTGATTCGCGCCACCCGCAAAGCGATCTTCGACCAACTGAGGCAGCATCCGTCGCGCAGAGACCTGCCGCTGCGGGTACTCATCGATCTGACAACCTTGGAGAAATGTGGCAAGTTCTTGCATCTGAGTACCCCGACCCAAAACCCGGATGCGCCTGACCCTTGGGTACGAATGCTGAATAGCAAGCGGGGACTACATTTGGTCGTGTTGTATCTCAACCTTGGCAATTGGCGCATCCCGTGGAGTTTTCGAGTCTGGCGAGGCAAGGGGCAGGCAAGTCCGGCTCAGTTAGCCTGTAAGTTACTGGCAACTGTGCCCACTGACTTGGCAGCGGGTGCGCCTGTGATTGTGCTCGCTGACACTGAGTTTGGCACGATTGACTTTCTCAAAGCAGTCAAGCATCGACGTTGGCGAGCGGTGGTCGGAATGCGCTGCACCCGCAAATTACAAGATGGGCGTAATCTCAAACAGCTTTATCGCCACAATCGGCGAGGAGCGCAGATCAAGCTTGATGGCATTGACTTCCCACTGACTGTCTCCTGGTTCTGGCTCAGACTCGCTGATGGCAAACGAGAACTGCGTTTTGTGGTTTCGACCTATCCTTACTCTGGAGTCTACCTCGTGCGCTTGGGGCGCAAGCGGTGGGCAATTGAAGCCTTCTTCAAAACCATCAAGCATCGCTTTGGTCTGCATCGCTTTGGTCAATCGACAAAGCAGGGGGTCTATCGTTGGTTAATTCTGGCTCTGATTGCCTATCTCCTCGTTCATTGGATTTACCAAAGTTCGTTGCTCCCTCAACTCGATTGGAAGGTTGCCAGTGATTTAGCTTTGTCAATTTTGTTTCCTTCTGTGCTGTGGTTCCAGTTTCTCCGATATCTCCAAGAAGCAGTTCCGATTGCTGCTGGCTATCAGTTTGAGATTGTTCTCAAGTCGCTACCCAATCCCGCTTATCAGGAATGGTGCAAGATCTGA
- a CDS encoding MOSC domain-containing protein (similar to AA sequence:cyanobase_aa:Npun_R1991): MVAQILSIQVGLPKLIGVANAPDPLNRPWSTGFFKEPVQGTIWLGSTNLAGDGQADLKHHGGVEKAVLVYAAEHYPSWRARLNLPNLSYGCFGENFTVTQILHQSQ, from the coding sequence ATGGTTGCCCAAATCCTTTCGATTCAGGTTGGACTGCCCAAATTGATTGGTGTTGCAAATGCACCCGATCCATTGAATCGTCCCTGGTCTACTGGATTCTTCAAAGAACCAGTTCAAGGGACGATCTGGCTTGGAAGCACCAACCTAGCTGGAGATGGTCAAGCCGATCTCAAACATCACGGCGGTGTTGAAAAAGCAGTGCTGGTATATGCGGCTGAACACTATCCCTCCTGGCGAGCACGGTTGAATTTGCCCAATCTTTCCTATGGATGTTTTGGAGAAAATTTTACAGTTACTCAGATCTTGCACCAGTCTCAATAG
- a CDS encoding transcriptional regulator, XRE family with cupin sensor domain (similar to AA sequence:cyanobase_aa:Synpcc7942_2038) translates to MDSSIDTLLKSELTKLGQQLRALRTERGWTLSELSEQADVSEAYLSRLECGERQPSLAVLFNLARVYGVSLPDLFGSTLENSKPAIPEQEASAGVVIRAGDRLLQTGNGLRYASLAGGNHLADLHPLRVIVPVDRPAEHHYQHSGEEWLYVLSGQLILTLVDEQFLLNPGDAAHFDAFLPHDISATGEQDAEILLVACTPTRSLLKSYLSEKQS, encoded by the coding sequence ATGGACAGTTCGATCGACACCCTGCTCAAGTCTGAATTAACTAAACTAGGACAACAGTTGCGTGCTCTAAGAACTGAACGAGGTTGGACTTTAAGCGAACTGAGCGAACAAGCAGATGTGTCTGAGGCGTATTTGTCGCGCTTAGAATGTGGCGAAAGACAGCCTTCACTGGCAGTTCTGTTTAACTTGGCACGGGTCTATGGAGTGTCACTGCCCGACCTATTTGGCTCGACTTTAGAAAACTCAAAGCCAGCGATTCCAGAACAAGAAGCTTCTGCGGGCGTTGTCATTCGTGCAGGCGATCGTCTACTTCAAACAGGCAATGGATTGCGCTATGCTTCCCTCGCTGGCGGGAACCATCTCGCTGATTTGCATCCGCTCCGAGTGATCGTACCGGTCGATCGACCAGCAGAACATCACTACCAGCATAGCGGTGAAGAGTGGCTCTATGTTCTCTCCGGTCAGTTAATCCTGACGCTAGTAGACGAGCAGTTTTTACTCAATCCGGGCGATGCGGCTCATTTTGATGCGTTCCTCCCACACGATATCTCTGCAACCGGAGAGCAAGACGCTGAGATTCTTCTAGTTGCCTGTACACCGACACGCTCTCTATTGAAAAGTTACCTCTCCGAGAAACAATCATGA
- a CDS encoding glutamine amidotransferase, class I (similar to AA sequence:cyanobase_aa:CYA_0959), with translation MRIHYLQHVPFEKLGSLSTWMTDQNYSVSSTRLYADAPLPTVNDFDWLIILGGPMNIYEENQYPWLIAEKQLIKQAIEKDKLVLGICLGAQLIADALGARVYSGEHKEIGWFPIKTTEAVQQSEALEFLPSELTVFHWHGDTFELPEKAIRLAYSESCANQAFLYSDKVLGLQFHLEVDQQGVRQMIENGASELVAGKYVQSSEEMLFADRNFATINEVMYHFLEMLSCHDRKTVQNR, from the coding sequence ATGAGAATCCACTACTTACAGCACGTTCCCTTTGAAAAATTGGGCAGCCTTTCGACTTGGATGACTGATCAAAACTATTCGGTATCTTCTACCAGGCTTTATGCCGACGCTCCCTTACCAACTGTGAATGATTTTGATTGGTTGATCATCCTGGGCGGACCGATGAATATCTACGAGGAGAACCAGTACCCCTGGCTAATCGCAGAAAAACAGTTGATTAAGCAGGCGATCGAGAAAGATAAATTAGTGCTTGGCATTTGTCTGGGAGCACAACTGATTGCGGATGCTCTAGGTGCAAGAGTGTATTCGGGTGAACACAAAGAAATTGGATGGTTTCCGATCAAAACAACAGAAGCCGTTCAGCAATCCGAAGCACTTGAATTCTTACCTTCTGAACTGACTGTTTTTCATTGGCATGGGGATACATTTGAGTTGCCAGAGAAAGCCATTCGTCTCGCCTACAGTGAAAGCTGTGCGAATCAAGCATTTCTCTACAGCGACAAGGTGCTTGGCTTGCAATTTCACTTGGAAGTTGATCAGCAAGGTGTACGGCAAATGATTGAGAATGGTGCATCAGAATTAGTTGCAGGAAAGTACGTTCAGAGTTCCGAGGAGATGCTTTTCGCAGATAGGAATTTTGCAACGATCAATGAAGTCATGTACCACTTCCTTGAAATGCTCTCATGCCACGATCGCAAAACTGTTCAGAATCGTTAG
- a CDS encoding hypothetical protein (similar to AA sequence:cyanobase_aa:Synpcc7942_1724) encodes MNHHDCSDYNQDSVEASVSFNFNSFSKLMSAIALQSKSLLSYAWKAISTPVSSEPRVWQRRDRSGQTYWQVYDPETNRSARLSSEQEVRQWLEQRYYQPRNL; translated from the coding sequence ATGAATCACCATGATTGTTCCGATTACAACCAAGACTCTGTAGAGGCGAGTGTATCTTTCAATTTTAACTCTTTCAGCAAGCTGATGAGTGCGATCGCACTTCAGTCTAAATCACTCTTATCTTACGCTTGGAAAGCGATATCCACTCCCGTCTCTAGCGAACCACGAGTCTGGCAGCGACGCGATCGTTCTGGTCAGACTTATTGGCAGGTCTATGATCCAGAAACGAATCGCTCTGCTAGATTGAGTTCTGAGCAAGAGGTTAGGCAATGGTTGGAGCAACGATACTATCAGCCGCGTAACCTTTGA
- a CDS encoding hypothetical protein (conserved hypothetical protein;~similar to AA sequence:cyanobase_aa:AM1_5203): MSRLSIAESSTRFVHALLLSASFALSSSVTPVAATEVARGQFVFDRAPRLVEFSTTRPTSFAAGGTYQFTLTVPSDAGAPLQTVTISQAENAAKIGFALPQTQAVANGIKVPIAAIGGERGNELTIAFDQPIQPGATVTVSLLVDRSPGADGIYLFGVTAYPVGNPTNGLFLGYGRVALRSYGG, translated from the coding sequence ATGTCTCGTTTATCTATTGCCGAGAGCAGCACTCGCTTCGTTCACGCCCTGCTGCTGAGTGCTAGTTTTGCTTTATCTAGTTCAGTCACTCCGGTTGCTGCCACTGAAGTTGCTAGGGGTCAATTTGTGTTCGATCGTGCTCCTCGTTTAGTCGAGTTTTCGACGACTCGACCGACTTCGTTTGCCGCAGGTGGCACGTATCAATTCACGCTGACGGTTCCTTCAGACGCGGGTGCACCGCTCCAAACGGTCACGATTTCGCAAGCTGAGAATGCGGCGAAGATTGGCTTTGCACTGCCTCAAACTCAAGCGGTTGCAAATGGGATCAAGGTTCCGATTGCTGCGATTGGGGGTGAGCGCGGCAATGAGTTGACGATCGCGTTTGACCAACCGATTCAACCCGGAGCAACCGTGACGGTTTCGCTGTTGGTTGATCGGAGTCCGGGTGCAGATGGCATTTATCTCTTTGGTGTCACCGCGTATCCAGTGGGAAATCCCACTAATGGATTGTTCTTGGGTTATGGTCGGGTGGCGCTACGGAGTTATGGCGGCTAA
- a CDS encoding putative transcriptional regulator (similar to AA sequence:cyanobase_aa:RPA0821) codes for MKKLDSLRNSTWRLFLTVHAKLLDRIEAKFAEAELPPLEWYDVLLTLKEAPDQQLRLSDLADKVLLSRSNLTRLTDRLEAAGLLQRKRCPDDRRGAYAVLTDAGVAMQERMWKVYAASIVEYFGRHLSTEEAQLMQQTFTRMIVALDEES; via the coding sequence ATGAAAAAGCTCGATTCTCTCCGCAACTCGACTTGGCGATTGTTTCTCACGGTTCATGCCAAACTGCTCGATCGCATTGAGGCAAAATTTGCCGAGGCAGAGTTACCGCCGCTGGAGTGGTATGACGTGCTGTTGACGCTCAAAGAAGCACCGGATCAGCAGCTACGGCTGAGTGACCTCGCAGATAAAGTGCTGTTAAGCCGCAGTAATCTAACGCGCTTAACCGATCGACTCGAAGCAGCGGGATTGTTGCAGCGGAAACGATGTCCGGACGATCGACGCGGAGCGTATGCCGTGCTGACTGACGCGGGAGTTGCCATGCAAGAGCGAATGTGGAAGGTTTATGCGGCAAGCATTGTCGAGTATTTCGGTCGCCATCTCAGCACTGAGGAAGCTCAACTGATGCAGCAAACATTCACCCGAATGATAGTCGCCTTGGATGAGGAGTCATGA
- a CDS encoding integrase domain protein SAM domain protein (similar to AA sequence:cyanobase_aa:PCC7424_5707) — MKRILGTLKAFYGWLWRSGYVDLDPTLEVQLPKLAEPGADNLTDEQVEKILGAVAEMKLCDRNLALFAVLQHGIRAEAATLLNVGDFDGKRLWVRQDKADSKGVVPLDEEGIRKIQAYLGWRVNQGEVLQPESPLFVSALRRNRGARIGYDTIDKLVCQLREQTGIEFHAHQLRHTYATNLVLDGMNPYHVMTLTRHESVQSFRRYTKAADQQAAEAAFYETKRRKRKPEPFSEQ, encoded by the coding sequence GTGAAGAGAATTTTGGGAACACTCAAAGCGTTTTATGGCTGGCTGTGGCGATCTGGCTATGTCGATCTCGACCCAACTCTCGAAGTACAACTGCCGAAGTTGGCAGAGCCAGGAGCGGATAACTTGACGGATGAGCAAGTAGAGAAGATTTTGGGAGCGGTGGCAGAGATGAAGCTGTGCGATCGCAATCTGGCGCTGTTTGCGGTATTGCAGCACGGCATTCGAGCAGAAGCAGCGACATTGTTGAATGTAGGCGATTTTGATGGAAAGCGCTTGTGGGTACGTCAGGATAAGGCAGATAGTAAAGGGGTTGTGCCGCTCGATGAGGAAGGGATACGAAAGATTCAGGCGTATTTAGGGTGGCGAGTCAATCAAGGAGAGGTGTTGCAGCCAGAAAGCCCGTTATTTGTGTCGGCTTTGCGGCGCAATCGAGGGGCGCGGATTGGATATGACACGATCGATAAGTTGGTCTGCCAACTGCGTGAACAGACTGGCATCGAGTTTCATGCCCACCAGCTTCGGCATACCTATGCAACGAATTTGGTGTTAGACGGCATGAATCCGTATCATGTGATGACGCTGACGCGGCACGAGTCGGTGCAGAGTTTTCGACGGTACACGAAGGCGGCAGACCAGCAAGCAGCGGAGGCAGCGTTTTACGAAACAAAACGGCGGAAGCGCAAGCCAGAACCGTTCTCAGAACAATAG